The Roseomonas haemaphysalidis genome segment GGCGGCAACATTGCATCCGACGCAACGGCCAAGGCGCGGCCCGACGGATACACATTCCTGCTGGCAACGGCAGGCACCCATGCGATCAATGCCGCGCTCTACAAGAACCTGAGCTTCGACGCTTTTCGCGATGTCACGCACATCGCCTTGCTCGGCGACGTGCCGAACGTGTTGCTGATCGACCCGAGGCGTTCGCCCAACATCAACACATGCCAGGACCTGATAGCCGCTGCACGCGCGCAGCCGGGGCAGATCAACTACAGTTCCACGGGCAACGGCGCTTCGACCCACCTCACCGCCGTGCAGTTCACCAGCGCAGCCAGGATCGACACGGTCCATGTGCCCTACCGTGGTCAGGGTCCCGCCATGACGGCCCTGTTAGCCGGCGACGTGACATTCTTCTTCAATCAAAGCGGGCCGAGCATCGCAGCCGCGCAGCAAGGCCAGGTCAAAGCCCTTGCCGTGAGCACGGCCCAGCGCCTGCCCGCGCTGCCCGACGTGCCGACCGTGGCTGAAGCCTGCGCGCTGCCAGGCTTCTCCAGCAGCACTTGGTACGGCCCCCTCGCACCGCCCGGCCTATCGGCCTCCATCCAGGCCCGCGTCAGCCAGGAGGTCAGCCGCATCATCGGCCAGCCTTCGTTCCAGGATTGGTTGGTCACGACCCAGGGGATCGCGCCAGCGGCCGACCCGAGCCCGGAAGCGTTCCGCCGGTTGCACCAGCAGGACCTGCTTCGCTGGGCCGAGGTCGTGAAACAATCCGGAGCGACTGTCGACTGAAGCATTGTGATCGCTTGAAAGGGGGCTGCGTCCCCCTTCCCGTTCAGCCTCCTGTGCTTGCGAAAGCATAGAGAACCGGGGCGATCGGCCTCCTTGCCGCCAACGCAGGCGATCGCTTTCCGATAATACCCGGCGTCTAGGGGAGGACAGCGTTCGCGGCCGCGGGCTGCCGCAATGGCCTGGGACCTGGGAGGGCAGGCAGGATCGCCGCCCGCAGGGCTGCCATGGCGGGCGGCACCAGCCCCGGTCCGAACGGGTCCGCGACCTCGATCGGCTGGCCGTCCTGCATGACGTAGCAGCGATCCGCGAAGCCTTTGACCAGCCGCAGGTCGTGGGTGACGAACAGGTAGGCGATGCCCCTGCGACGGCGTAGCTCCCGCAAAAGGCCGAGCACCAGGGCCTGGGTTTCCAGGTCCAGGCTGTTCACCGCCTCATCCAGCAACACCAGCCGCGGTGCGGGCGCCAGGGCGCGGGCGATGCACAGGCGCTGCAACTGCCCCCCGCTGAGGCGGTGGGCGAGACGGTCCAGGAGCGCGGGGTCGAGCCCCACGTCCCGCAGCAGAGCTGTCGCCTGGTCCCGTAACGCCGCCTTGCCTGTGCTTCCGGCGCGCAAGGGCTCGGCGAGCACCTCAAGGCAGGTCAGGCGCGGGCTGGTGGCACCGTGCGGGTCCTGGAACACCGCCTGGATGGCGCGCCGGGTGACGGGTGCGATCCGGCCACGCCGGTCGTGCAGCGGTGCGCCGTCGAAGCGCACGTCACCGGCCCAGGGCCGCTCCAGGCCCAGGGCCAGGCGGCCCAGCGTGCTCTTGCCCGAGCCGGTCGGGCCCAGCAGCGCGACGCATTCGCCGGGCGCGATCTGCAGCGAGGCGTCGCGCAGCACCGACTTCGCCGTGCGGGGGGCGAACAGCCCGCCCTGACGGTAGCCATGGGACACCGCGCGGAGTTCCAGCAGGCTCATGCGTAGAGCGCCAGATGGGCCGCCATCAGCGCCTGGGTGCGCGGATGCGCCGGGTCCTCGAAAAGGCGGCGCACCGGCCGCTGCTCGACGACCTGCCCGGCGTCCATCACCACCACCTGATCCGCCAGCCGGGCGATGACGGAGAAATCATGCGTGACCAGCAGCACGCCCAGCCCGCGCCGCACGACCAGCCGTTCCAGGAGGTCCAGCAACTGTGCCTGCACCACGAGGTCGAGGTCGGTGGTCGGCTCGTCCGCCAGCAGGAAGTCGGGGTCGCGGGCCAGGGCGAGCGCGATCATGATCCGCTGCAGCATGCCGCCGCTGAGCTGCGTCGGATACAGGCCGACGACCGAGGCGGGGTCGCCGAACCCGACTTCCCGCAACAGCTCCAGCATCGCGTCGCGCGCGGCGGCGTCCCGGATGCCGTCGCAGGCCAGGGTTTCGGTGAAGTGCCGCCCGATGGTGACCAGCGGGTTGAAGCCGCCACGCGGTGCCTGCTGCACCAGCCCGACGGTCCTGCCGCGCAGCGCCACGCGGTCGGCGGGGGCATCGTCCAGCGCCACCATCCCGGCCACCTGCCGCACGCCAGGGGGCAGCAGGTCCAGCAGCGCCAGCGTCGTCAGGCTCTTGCCACTGCCGCTGGTGCCGACCAGCCCCAGCACCCGGCCGCGCCGCAGCGTGAGGGACACCCCGCGCACCAGCGCGTGGCCGCCCGCCGCCAGGTGCAGGCCGCCGACGGACAGGCGGCGCGCACTCAATGCACGTGGTCCGGCATGGCGGGGTCCAGCCGGTCGCGCACCGCGTCGCCCAGCAGGTTGAAGCCCACCACGGTCAGCAGGATGGCGGCGCCCGGCAGCACCACCAGCATCGGCGCGGTGCGGAAAAAGGGCCGCGCATCGTTGATCATGATGCCCCATTCGGCGGCGGGTGGCGCCAGCCCCAGGCCGAGAAAGGACAGCCCCGCCACATGCAGCATCCAGTGCCCGAGATCGAGGCTGGCCAGCACCGCCAGCGGCCCGGCCAGCGCGGGCAGCAGGTGGCGCCGCATGATGGCCAGCCGCGACAGCCCGGCCACCTGCGCCGCCGCCACGTAGTCCCGCCCGCGGAGCGTCAGCGTCACGCCGCGCACCAGCCGGGCGTACCAGGCCCAGTGGGACAGCGCGATGGCCACCACCACGTTGGTCAGCCCGGTGCCCAGCGCGCCGATCATGAACAACGCCAGCACCAGCGTCGGCACGGTCATGAAGGCGT includes the following:
- a CDS encoding Bug family tripartite tricarboxylate transporter substrate binding protein, which translates into the protein MLRSIAMLLALTMPFAQGQAQEAAWPSRPITILNGFPSGAGTDIYARKLAEPLGQALGVPVVVDSRTGAGGNIASDATAKARPDGYTFLLATAGTHAINAALYKNLSFDAFRDVTHIALLGDVPNVLLIDPRRSPNINTCQDLIAAARAQPGQINYSSTGNGASTHLTAVQFTSAARIDTVHVPYRGQGPAMTALLAGDVTFFFNQSGPSIAAAQQGQVKALAVSTAQRLPALPDVPTVAEACALPGFSSSTWYGPLAPPGLSASIQARVSQEVSRIIGQPSFQDWLVTTQGIAPAADPSPEAFRRLHQQDLLRWAEVVKQSGATVD
- a CDS encoding ABC transporter ATP-binding protein, with amino-acid sequence MSLLELRAVSHGYRQGGLFAPRTAKSVLRDASLQIAPGECVALLGPTGSGKSTLGRLALGLERPWAGDVRFDGAPLHDRRGRIAPVTRRAIQAVFQDPHGATSPRLTCLEVLAEPLRAGSTGKAALRDQATALLRDVGLDPALLDRLAHRLSGGQLQRLCIARALAPAPRLVLLDEAVNSLDLETQALVLGLLRELRRRRGIAYLFVTHDLRLVKGFADRCYVMQDGQPIEVADPFGPGLVPPAMAALRAAILPALPGPRPLRQPAAANAVLP
- a CDS encoding ATP-binding cassette domain-containing protein encodes the protein MSARRLSVGGLHLAAGGHALVRGVSLTLRRGRVLGLVGTSGSGKSLTTLALLDLLPPGVRQVAGMVALDDAPADRVALRGRTVGLVQQAPRGGFNPLVTIGRHFTETLACDGIRDAAARDAMLELLREVGFGDPASVVGLYPTQLSGGMLQRIMIALALARDPDFLLADEPTTDLDLVVQAQLLDLLERLVVRRGLGVLLVTHDFSVIARLADQVVVMDAGQVVEQRPVRRLFEDPAHPRTQALMAAHLALYA
- the nikC gene encoding nickel ABC transporter permease subunit NikC, yielding MRRIAVPLAVGLVATMLAAAILAPWLAPHDPALTDLSRRLLPPSAGHWLGTDHLGRDLLSRLLWGARASFAAVAAILALVLTLGCAVGMVAGLLGGAVDALLMRVCDAFMTVPTLVLALFMIGALGTGLTNVVVAIALSHWAWYARLVRGVTLTLRGRDYVAAAQVAGLSRLAIMRRHLLPALAGPLAVLASLDLGHWMLHVAGLSFLGLGLAPPAAEWGIMINDARPFFRTAPMLVVLPGAAILLTVVGFNLLGDAVRDRLDPAMPDHVH